The nucleotide window GCGAAGGTACACGGGTCCgcagccagcacaggagcggtgctgcagcccatcTTGGCGCTGAGCGGGCGagacccagcacggggaccGCCTCGGGGCTGCgtccgtgtggggctggggactgccacgacactttccatctgccaccTCCCTCCCGGCCCGAGGCAGTAGGAGCGCCGGGAAGCGGCAgatgcagagtgtgacctgcttttcctctgccctccaGAGCGAGTtgccgtctgggatgcggtggccgcctacgtacgggagcagctcctggggcacaAGGTGCGTTGGCTGTCaggttcctcctctccctgtccagctcgGCCTACGCTTTCTCTGTCTCTTCCCCTCCATACAAAACAGGAAACTCAGCCCCACTTTCTCTGCCGCGCATCCCGTGGGCTTCCTGCAAATGCAGGACCACTTGTGCTGGGCGCGGTCGGAGCTCGGGGCTGAGCCCAGCCTCGggaagcctctggattccaTCAGGCTGCTTCCGccctggctgctgtgctgcatttgggaGGGCAAGGGGACGGAGAGGACTGTgcacctccttccttcccaaagcCTCTCCCGCTGCCGTGGCTCGTGCCTCCGAGCAGCGGGagagggctcctgagctctgtccctacaTGGGACCCCGtccagctcttcctccagccagCCCATAACCCTGCAGCCCTGagtgctttctcttccacttgcaggGGGTCTGGATTCCCACCTTCGGCTCGTTCGACACCATCTCCAAAGACATCAGGACTGCGGACGGGACCGTGGCTCTGCGCTGGCCCGTCTTTCAGCTGGCCAGGAACCTCAGAGCCATGCACCACCTCAAGTCCGACAAGGAATCCCTGTCGGGTAGGAGGGGCATTAAACCCTTGCTGGCTTCTGGCCAGGGCAAAGGCAAAGCAGGCCACCGCCTCCCTTCTCCAAAGGAGGCCTCCCCCTCCGAGGAGGGGGGCCGTGCTGGGCAATGGCCGCGAGAAGCAGTTCTAGGGAAGTTCTAGGTGGAGAACCAACCGTATAATCAACTCCGTCCCTcgcctttttcttttcagcccATAAGGAGGTGGAGCCCCTGAAATACAGCGAGGTGGCTGCCGCTGCCTCTGTGACCTGGCAGAGAGGGAAGACCTGCATCCAGAACACCGTGGCCCTCCTCTCCAGCTGCCTGAAAAGTGGGGAGAACGTtgcctttgtcctgaaggacataggagtgctcctcTTTCAAGGAATGACCTTTGAAGTCAGATACTACTACGACTTCCTGGAGAAGATCTgtgggaaagagaaattcagaaaagttgttttcaaggtgagctgcagtttctccGTGGCCCGGGCAGTGCCGTGCCCCTTGCAGTGCCCGCACACGGCCCCCCAGGAGCTGGCCGGCTGCTCGGGCcgtgcaggtgctgtgctgctgtcagctctccctgccttgggctcctccagtcccgagcgcctcagccgtgacgaggacgGCCCATAACCTCCCTGTTCCTCCCCTGCaggtcccctggctgctggacatgtTGGTGTCCCaggtggcaccggtggcctccctggCGCTCTCTGGCCGGCTCGTTGTCTTTCCCATgtgagtatgttggtggctgcttgatgcagctgctcagctctcattccaTAGAGCTTGTTCCTTGTGTCCATGGGATCCTGTCTGTGAGGATAtggcacagaatcatagaatgatttgagcAGGAAGGAACCCTGAAAGGGCAGCTAGTCCCACGCccctgcagggaacagggacaTGGCAAGATGTTCTGGTGCCTCGCCACCCTCCTGtcaaaacttcttccttatatccaacctaaatcttccctctttccaATTGAAACGatttccccttgtgctatcacaacTGACCCTGCTAAAGACTTTAGAAAGTAGTGGCCTTAACGCAGCGTGGAAatgtgctgtgagcagacaTCACAGCGAGCAAAAAGGATTGGCAGAGCGCTGCGTCACACCGGTGTCTGCTCCTTCTGCACaggtttcaaaagcagtttgtacCCAAACCGCCGCCCAGGATATTCCGCAAGACCTCCGGAGACGTCCCTGGTGCggggaagcaaaagaaagaaggggctTTGCCACCTCTTTTCCAGGGCAggaaaggtaaagcagctgccagctccttcccatgGCACGTGCAACCACCGTGTGATGGAAAACCCCTTGCCAGAGGCTCTGACTTGTGCCAAAGCTTCGCACCAGTTCAGCACGGCCTCTTCCCATAACAAACTGTTGGCCTCACCAAAACAAAGGCGCTGGGTGTGACGGGCCCCCACCCCTGGCTATGGCAGGAGGGCGCGGGGATCGCAGACgctgccctccctcccccagGAAACGGCCCCCAAAAGTCACCTCATCATCGCCGCCCAgctcctctttcccaaagccGACCTCACTAACGCAGtcccaaaacagagctgaattgcagagaggaggagcGGGGGCCACAGACGGTGTCAGGGAGGGTCCGAGGGCGGTGCAGATGGTGGCAGTGGGGGGAGCAGAGCGACTTCCGGATGCTCGGAGCAGGCCTGAGTGCCCCTTGTCACTGAGCCAAAGGGTTAAggtgaatctcctctgccttcccaaTTCCAGTGAGATTTGCAGATGCGCCAGCGTTCATCAGACGCTTCAGCACTCCAAgtgcagctggagaaagctcgagaagcagaagaagcttACTGCAGAAGGAGAGGCCTTTCAGTCCGCTGCCAGCAATCCCGAGTGTGTGCGAAGCCCGCGAGCAGCcggtgagctggcagctgcagggccaggcaGGAACCGAAGGCCAAGAAGACCTGGGCCAAAGAACAGGAACGAAACACGTCCGGTTCCAAGAATGTGAACAACGTGAGGGTGGAGCGGCGGAGCCATGGAAAGCAAAGTCCTCGCCCCACCCTCAGGTTGCCGGGAAGCAGGTGACGTCTCCCAGCAGAGACAGGAGGTGTTCATCAGGGGCTGAGTCCATCCTCATCAAAGGCCATGCATCCCGGCTGCCGCTTCTGGCACGTGACTCTGTCAAAATACTCAGGCAGAGAACTAAGAAGGACAGGCCGGCGCGGGCAGAACCTCTGGAGATGGCGGCACCAGCATCTCACCGTCAGTGCAGCCTTCCCGAGGAGTCCTCCACCTGGAGACCTGCTTCGCTGCCACCCATACGCAACAGGCCAGAGTCTCCCGAGAGTCCCCCTCCAGAGACCAAAGCCCCGCGCCGCAGGCCGCCAACACCCTACCCACGCTGATCAGGGCACGGGGTGCCtggcacagacagagctgcaccCAAGGCTGCAAAATCCCACCTGCATCATTCCTGGGTGCCAGTTCCCTGCACAAGAGCACAGCAAGAGGGACAGTGGGGGCTTGTGGGGATTCCAGAGAGAACAATCGGTGTACAAGCTGCGGAACAAGATAGCTAAACCGCATGAGAAAGGAGTGCTGAGCACAAAGGACGCCTCCAGGAGACAAAAAGAAGAGTCAAGCGAGCTGCGCGATGGCCGCGTGATAACCACCCTGATTGGAGCAAGAGCGCGAGGCTAGGAACGACTCATGGCTCTGATGGATGAGAGCCTGCGTGCACGGTTAAGGAGAAGACCAGGGGTGACTGCGTGCAATGATCTGTTGACATGGAAAGGGGGGTGGGAATGTTACAGGAGAGAACTTGGGAACGTATGGaagggatgttagaacctgcaataaACAATTGgcatcattcacatctgagtctgtgcctTCAGATGCCGGAGGGGCTCTTCCAAGACCCCTTGGCCCTGGGTGCACATGATGGCTGTATTTCATGGAATTGGGATGAAAAGGACCGCAaagatcatctcatttcaaagccctgctgtgtgcaggtcgtCACccaccaaaccaggctgcccggagccacatccagcctggccttgaatgcctccagggatggggcatccacagcctccttgggtaacctgttccagtgcctcaccaccctcgggaggaaaaacttcctcctcataccTAACCttaacctcccctgtctcagtgtataaccattcctccttgtcctatcactatccacccaaGTCATTCCCCCTCTTTTTTACACACAaccttcaagtactagaaggccacaatgaggtctcccaggagccttctcttctccaacctaaacaagcccagttccccttccttcatagcagaggtgctgaagccctctgatcatcttagtggccctcctctggacccactctaaGAGCTCTGCATCTGTCCTTTGCTGGGGCCCCAGgaccttgttgcccttctttggacctgctccacAACCACAAGGTCCTTTCTGCACCCACAACTGAACACAGGACTCGAAgggaggcctcaccagtgctgagtacaggggcaggataACTTCTccagtcctgctcaccacaccatttcTGAtccaaaccaggatgccattggccttcttggccacccgggcacgctgctggctcacattcagccgactgtccatcgGTACACcgaggtccctttccatcaggcagctttccagccactcctccccaagcctgtagggttgcctggggttgctgtgacTAAAaagcaggacccgacacttggccctattgaaactcatgcagtttaccttggcccatcgatccagcctatccaggtccctctgtagtgcctctCTCCCCTCCAGTCGATcagcactccctcccaacttggcaGAGCTCCGTGGATGGTGGCTGTAGAGTGGGATCTGGGCAGAGcatggagaaagggaaaagcaagacGGGGATCTGGACGATATAGTGAGATCTaatcttaaagaaaagaaaggaaagaaataagaaaggaaggaaaatagaatggagaaaagtgaagaaaggaagcaaggaaaggaaggaaggaaagaaagaagaggaagggaggagagggagggaggaaggaattggaaggaaggaaatgaaatgaaatgtaatatgaaatgaaaaatgaaatgaaatgaactaAGGAAAGTAAGTCAGGTTAAAAGTTATGTGCCTTCATGGGGTGCTGAATTGGCAGCTGCAGGTTTGACCTCGCTTAGCCAGGTTCTCGCTGCCCataacagatgcttttctacAGACTGAGACAgtcactgcacacagcaggtCTCTGTTTCTCCGGGTAACATCGTTAACTCCCCTGTCTCTGCAACGTGAGACAGCAGACTGAGACGGCAAACCAGAAATTgatggagaagcagcagattgGTGAACGGAGTTGTGGCTGATGAGACAACCGACCAGAGCCAGCCAAGCGTCCTCCATCCTAACCCACTAAAATAACACGGTGACCTTCATCAGAAAGAGCAGCGAGAGACACGCGCGTGTAAAAGAGCCGAGGCGTGGGGTGAGGGAGGGAATGTCAGTCGTTCTGGGGACTCGTAATAATCCAGCCTTTGCTTGGACATCTAATGTATATGTAAGCAGATTGTTCTGTAAGCACGTGCCTTTCTTGCCCTCCGGTATGCAGGCTAGGTGCGAATATCCCCGCCTGCATCCAGCGTGTGCACAGCGCTGATAAAACAGAACTGACAGAACTGCTTTGTGACTACTCtgtggttatagagtttgatttcCACACGTCAACAGGACTGATAAAATCAGCGGAGGATCCCCTGAAGATAAGGATCTCAAACGAGGCCCCACATTGTTGGCAATATCCAAGTGATTTGTCAGAatggtatctctgataaagcagattttatgcACAATTGCAGTGGtgggcgtcccgcaagcaggagcacaCCTGCTTCTGAGGGAGATGGCGTTCCGTCTTTTCTGCCCTTTTATGACCTgacttctcttttcctcccctGGTTCCTAAACTTGGGCTTCAAACTACAACCACAGCACAAGAGGTCAGCACCAGCCTAAAGCCACCtccagagaggccggcaccaggcatATGGGTGTGCATTCCTATTGGTTTCTACTGATTCCTATGGGACTGTCTTGACCATTACGAGGCTGTGCttgttcttcctgtttttatgggtcctccttctgttttttatgGTTTGCCCACCTACTGGTTCCTATGGGTCTCTACTGACCACTAGGAGTCCATCCTGGTCTTTTCTGGTCCGTACAGGTGTGCGCTCCTTTTGGAtcttcctctgggactccattgaccactaggaggccatactggtcattactggtttttattgggctgcacaagagtccccaacccaacccacccccacgACGGCAGCTTTCAGGactccctctgccccacacaTCCCCATGGAGG belongs to Meleagris gallopavo isolate NT-WF06-2002-E0010 breed Aviagen turkey brand Nicholas breeding stock unplaced genomic scaffold, Turkey_5.1 ChrUn_random_7180001865818, whole genome shotgun sequence and includes:
- the LOC104916027 gene encoding LOW QUALITY PROTEIN: uncharacterized protein LOC104916027 (The sequence of the model RefSeq protein was modified relative to this genomic sequence to represent the inferred CDS: substituted 1 base at 1 genomic stop codon), whose product is MSSGMAGANKEQPAGTRRNRRSQDGPAVGRASGPTDTHSEGTRVRSQHRSGAAAHLGTATTLSICHLPPGPRQXERREAADAECDLLFLCPPERVAVWDAVAAYVREQLLGHKGVWIPTFGSFDTISKDIRTADGTVALRWPVFQLARNLRAMHHLKSDKESLSAHKEVEPLKYSEVAAAASVTWQRGKTCIQNTVALLSSCLKSGENVAFVLKDIGVLLFQGMTFEVRYYYDFLEKICGKEKFRKVVFKVPWLLDMLVSQVAPVASLALSGRLVVFPMFQKQFVPKPPPRIFRKTSGDVPGAGKQKKEGALPPLFQGRKVRFADAPAFIRRFSTPSAAGESSRSRRSLLQKERPFSPLPAIPSVCEAREQPVSWQLQGQAGTEGQEDLGQRTGTKHVRFQECEQREGGAAEPWKAKSSPHPQVAGKQVTSPSRDRRCSSGAESILIKGHASRLPLLARDSVKILRQRTKKDRPARAEPLEMAAPASHRQCSLPEESSTWRPASLPPIRNRPESPESPPPETKAPRRRPPTPYPR